AAATTTACGTTCTGATTTTTTAGAACGATATAATAAAAAGTCATTTTATAAAGTTAAAATTCCTTTTAACTGCTTGAACGGAGGTGCAAATGACGTTGAGAGATGCAAAAATTGGTCAAACGGTTAAAACCGTGAAAATCAATGGAGAAGGTGCGGTAAAACGCAGAATTATGGACATGGGTATTACAAAGGGGATTGAAATCTATGTTCGCAAAGTTGCTCCTCTTGGAGATCCTGTTGAAATTACTGTTCGCGGCTATGAATTGAGCTTACGCAAAGCGGATTCTGAAATTATTGAAGTGGAGGTAATCTAAATGAGGATTGCATTAGCAGGAAACCCTAACTCTGGTAAGACAACATTGTTCAATGCACTTACAGGTTCAAATCAGTTTGTAGGAAACTGGCCTGGAGTTACTGTTGAAAAAAAAGAAGGAACTCTAAAGTCAAAAAAAGATGTTACAATAACGGACCTTCCAGGAATTTATTCTCTTTCTCCATATACGTTAGAAGAAGTTGTTTCTCGAAATTACCTTATTGATGAATGTCCAGACGGAATTTTAAACATTGTCGACGGAACAAACCTCGAACGAAACCTTTATCTTACAACTCAACTGATTGAACTTGGCATTCCTATGGTAATCGCCATAAACATGATGGATGTTGTAAAAAAGAACGGCGACAAAATTGATATTAAAGAACTGTCTGAACGTTTAGGATGCAGAATCATAGAAATTTCTGCTTTAAAAGGCACTGGTGTAAAAGATGCTGCCGAAGCGATAATCGAAGAAGCTACAAAAGGCTCAAAAATTCCGAATCACACTTTTGGAGGAGTTATTGAGCATTCTTTGGCACATATTGAAGAAGCATTCCTCCACGAAATGCCAGACGATAAACAGCGCTGGTATGC
This portion of the Treponema pectinovorum genome encodes:
- a CDS encoding FeoA family protein, encoding MTLRDAKIGQTVKTVKINGEGAVKRRIMDMGITKGIEIYVRKVAPLGDPVEITVRGYELSLRKADSEIIEVEVI